A region from the Aegilops tauschii subsp. strangulata cultivar AL8/78 chromosome 5, Aet v6.0, whole genome shotgun sequence genome encodes:
- the LOC109753322 gene encoding uncharacterized protein, translated as MVLDSELVERLREVLRESDLTTTTTGALRRRLEEDFGVDLSDKKTFVREQVDLLLSEFADKAEPEDAPAEEEDPGEVTPEAGEGGEEKGEGEEEGGEQQEGEGEEEEEEEEEEEEEDEESGGGRKKKRRLGDGKKKAGGFTKLCSISPALQEFVGASECARTEVVKKLWAYIRENNLQDPSNRRKILCDENLKKIFNVNSIDMFQMNKALTKHIWPLDSDGPVSPKKSTPKAKPQKRDRSEANKQKGGSSGSTSGLLAPLVLSDDLAKFIGTGESMLSRSDVVKRMWVYIKENNLQDPSDRRKIICDEKLKDLFQVESFTGFTVSKLLNPHFTKAK; from the exons ATGGTGTTGGACTCGGAGCTGGTGGAGCGGCTGCGGGAGGTGCTGCGGGAGTCGGAcctcaccaccaccaccaccggcgccctgcgccgccgcctcgaggaGGACTTCGGCGTCGACCTCTCCGACAAGAAGACCTTCGTCCGGGAGCAGGTCGACCTCCTGCTCTCCGAGTTCGCCGACAAGGCCGAACCGGAGGATGCGCCCGCGGAGGAGGAGGATCCGGGGGAGGTGACGCCGGAGGCCGGGGAGGGGGGAGAGGAGAAGggcgagggggaggaggaggggggcgagcagcaggagggggagggggaggaagaggaggaggaagaggaggaggaggaggaggaagacgaggagaGTGGCGGCGGCCGGAAGAAGAAGCGGCG GTTGGGTGACGGCAAGAAAAAGGCTGGTGGTTTTACAAAATTATGCAGCATTTCCCCAGCACTTCAAGAGTTTGTCGGTGCCTCTGAGTGTGCCAGGACAGAG GTTGTCAAGAAGCTTTGGGCATATATTCGAGAAAATAATTTGCAAGACCCAAGCAATAGGAGGAAGATTCTGTGTGATGAGAATCTGAAGAAGATTTTTAACGTCAATTCAATTGATATGTTCCAAATGAATAAAGCTTTGACCAAGCACATTTGGCCATTGGATTCTGAtg GTCCTGTCTCACCAAAGAAATCGACACCCAAAGCGAAGCCTCAAAAGAGAGACAGaagtgaag CAAACAAGCAAAAAGGAGGATCCTCTGGGTCTACTTCTGGTCTTCTTGCGCCCCTTGTACTTTCGGATGATTTGGCAAAATTTATCGGCACCGGTGAGAGTATGTTGTCACGATCTGATGTTGTGAAGAGAATGTGGGTTTATATAAAAGAGAATAACTTGCAG GATCCTTCTGACCGGAGGAAAATAATCTGCGACGAGAAGCTGAAGGATCTATTCCAAGTTGAATCATTCACTGGATTCACTGTGTCGAAGCTGCTGAACCCCCATTTTACAAAGGCAAAGTAG